The genomic region aatttttttttttaattagaccaaaagtagtgtaaaatatacatttagtagacacttccaattggaaaagttgtaacCCATATATAACTtctctataatgaatctatatagaccatatgttttactaaaattaatttttagttagaattacttaaattcacttgcgCTGATAAGTTAGTctgaaacgtgacacagttttgtgcttttactccTCCTTTATctatcccttctctctctctctccctattacAAACACAATGTGAGATTGAACATTAGTAATGGAGCTTCATCATCTTCCTACTTCAAAGAGTTTTGTTTCGATTGTGTCTAGAAGCTTGATCCTAACATCCATATCAGCAACAACATCATTTACTAAATGACctatcaattgacctcatgtactgcATAAATGTAGGCAACAAATAgatcaatttttttcttaattgacCTTTTCCGTATCTTTGACATACCCAATACACATTAAAGTACAATTGGTAGTTTATTATGATCAGCATGAAGTTTGATCTGTAAATAGACAATTGTATGAAATCATTACTCAAAAGCAACCATTCGAAAGGATGTCATAACAAATTTGGTGTTGTACATTCCAAATATGTCCATGTGCTTGTGCCTTCTCTAGAAGAAAAAAATGAAAGATGCAAGTCCGCAAACGCCAAATAATATGTGCGACCTCCTTTAACGCGTCCGCAGTCACCGCTCGCACGATCAATGATTTTGACATTGACGTTGATATAAGCCCGGCAATAGCGGCCACGATTTTAGCTTTTTAAGCAATCCAAAGATCtaccttgcttcttcttctttactcaaattcaatttttaaatacaTTGAATACAGATGAATTGAATTTGCCCACGGATTCGTTACACAAATTCATATTTTAATAATAAGATATGGGGAGTGAGTACGTGGGTGACGACTGACGAGCATTTGTATGTAATCATTGTGTTAAGAAAAGGTGCCTTTTTTTCTCAGTTTTGCGTACAGTTCGACGTTTCCTCGTTCGGAGTATACACACGCTCTCTCCTGCGCTTTAAAAAAGGTCAttgtctcttttcttttttttttaaattagaggtCGAAGTTGAAAAGAACTTAAAGGTAGACTTTCagataaaaaagtaaaaaaaaaggtcTTTTATAGTCTATGATGCCAGCAATTTATATATGGGTCAACAGATGGGTTAGAGCAATATGAGACTACCTTGTACTCCTTGTGGGAGGTACCTAACTGCACAAGGAATCAAATCTCAAGTCATACAACTACTTATAACAGAGAAGGTTGACATTGGACAAAAAATAATGCTTCTCTTGCATGACTGATTGATGTTTCGCTTCATGTTGTTGGTCATGTTTGGACTGTTATAACAGCATATACTCTGCTGCAATGCCTCTTTGTCATGTTGCTGGTTTCTTTTGAGCTGCTGTAGCAGCATATACACTGCTGTAATATCTCATGTTACTGATCATTTCAATGATGTTATTTTGTCGATAATGTGGCACTCTAGTTTTTTCTTTTGTACTCTTTAAGTTTTTAATTGCAATCCCTATTGTAAATCTGCAttatttcaatatttaaaaaaGGGCATTGCTGTGAAACTTTTTAAGTAAATGCATTACTATTCACTCTTTATTCATTTAACTTTCTAAATGCTacctttaaaataaaaatatttattgaattctCCTATAAGTATTAGGAGAAGAGCATCAGTAACCACTTCTCCTTGCTCACCCAACCTCCCAATTAGGAActttaaagaaattaaaaaaatgataaccCCACTTTATCTCTAGTAGTTAGAATTTTTGGATTTTAGTTGGAGTGCTACTTTTTTGGTATATATAGCGCACGACTATTGACACATTTGTGCAGAAGTATTGACCATGTTTAAGGTGGTTGAAGTGCACGCTTATTGGGATATGTAGGTATTAgacaacactttgaaatgaccatttTTTTTACTGTTGCACACATAACAAACCCCACAACATGCGACTTACtatccaaaagccaaaacaatagctataagcaattaagttgcATATAGAGaacaaaaaaaatcctcaaaatttgatgtaCCGTTTAGGATTTGTGGGTGGATCTATAGGTGTGTGAAGTTAGCAATAACAAAATGCTGGAGCATTTATGCTTATGTATCAATCAAAATAGTTATTAGAGGAATATAAATTGGATTAGCTATGCAAaattttgaggtggttgtagtgcatgATTATTGAGGTTTTTATAAATAGGCATCGAACACCACAtctaaatgaccactttttgacctttgtgcacataatgaATCATCTCACATTATTTGTACTTACCCAAAAGCTGAAACACAACTTTCAACTCTTAAGTCACATATGAAGAAGACAAAAATAAATCGTCAAAATTTGATGTACTATTTAAGAGTTACTTAGGTTACATGGAATTAGTTATAACAACTATTAGTAATCTTTCCttaattgaaaaattaaatttcCTCAACCTTAACCTAAAGCTTATTCAATGAAATTTACATATCTACATTTAACTAGAGCAATTGATAAATAATAAATTGTAATgtgtatattaataaatataataaataaaaaatttagttttattagtgAAGAATAAATTAAATTTGATATGACATTAAAATGTGGATAGTCTTAGATTAAAAATAAAATGAGATAGTTTATAATTTGTTTAAGAATTTTGTTTACAATGGAAAATCAAGTTCTCAAATCAAAGTCGATTCTATGCTCATAAAAATGTCTTATATCTATAGATTTGATTTGGTGAGGATTTCTATTCATTTTGTAAGAATATACTCTTTTAGTTCAACTCTAAGAAAACATTTGAATAAGTAATAAGAAAAAAACACTTCTTAATGATGCATGTGCTCTTAAAATATCAAAGGTTAAATCTACATTTGATTCCCTCAATTTAAACTTGATTGTAGTTTAGATCTTGTTATTCTTCTTCCTACACAATAAGATGTTAGAATTTCGAGTTATGGTTTAAATGTCATAACTATCTTTTAACCATCAAAACAAGGTAAGAAAATCAAGATGAGAATGAAATGTCTATGGATAGACATAgtaaaaataaacttaaaaaatgaaaaataaggaTGAAAGATATAAAAATTTGTctaaataaaagataacatcaaaTATGAAAAACTTGACTATGTAGACATACAAATATATCAAGACATTCTCTCATAATAATGATAAGAAATAACACAAAAATACaaatttcatcattacaatagTAAATTATACTTTACTAATTAAAACAACGAAAATGCTTTAAAAAAACATTTCACACCTtacatattaatatttattaattcaaatattaaatattaaaaaaaaagactaATTTTGCAAATTATTGCAAATCAATTAagtttaatatataaataaaaatatttaagaaaAAACATTTAATTTTACAAGCAATTGATAATGTATTTGGAGTTGTTTGGGTCTCACCAATTAGGTGGTAGCAGGAAACTAAAATGAACCAAGTTCGTGTTAGCCATGCATTAAATGTGCTCAAAAGATTTAAgaaaaaacatttacatttacaagcaaTCAACAACATATTCTAAGTTGTTTGGGTCTCACCAATTAGGTGGTATCAAGAAATTAAAATGAACCAAGGTAGTGTTAGCCATGCATTAAATGTGCTTAAAAGATTTAAGGAAAAACATCTAATTTTACAAGCAATCATAACTATTTCGAGTTTTTGGGTCTCGCCAATTAGATAGTAGCAAGAGATTAAAATGGAACCAAATTAGTGTTACCCACACATTAAATGTGCTTAAATCTCTTAGAAGTAATTAGCCGAGCCGTTTAAATGGAATTTTAcaattaaaaagaataatttcTTCCGAGTATACAAAGCTTGACGAATACAATCGCTTCAAGAAGCATTGTTTATAAGACCAAACGTTGGCCTTAAAATACAATAAATATTCAATTACTTTGAAAGAATCTGCAATTTACATCTCTCCTTTTTCGACAATATATACAAGATCTCTACATAGCATTCCCACTAATTCGGGGGATGGTATCATATCTCATACTTAACCTTGGATAGCTGCCAAAACTCTGCGCTTGTCTTGTCCGATTCATGAAATAGAATATATTTAACTTTCtttcacaaaaaagtcaaaaaggTACAACCATTGAAATATATGCATCTAGTTTGCCTTAAAAAATGTCTACACTAAAAGTTTTCTTTGTGAAATTCAAACTTGGTAGTATTGGATTTGTAATTGAAATCTTTAGCTAAGGCCTTTAGTTCCTTTGCCAAAATTAATGGTCCACAGTAGAAAACCCCTGCACCCATCAAGCTTGTCGTTATTAGAAATATTCGATGTAAATAATTATGATTGGAATTAATGAATAGAGAACAATGTAAGGTAGCTGCAACGTTCATTAATAGTTGAATTATCTGAGATCCATGTGCACTCTACTTAAATATTATAGTTCAAtagtcaaaataaataaaatttggcaaataaaaaatgattttgtgTAGACTCTAAGCAAAATAAGACAGACAGAGATGTTTTAAGTCAAAGAAAGCAACATTACCAATTCTGGCGCCATTATGCGAAGCAGCCACATTTGAGAAGACTTTCCTCCAATTCGGTCTTGCAAAGTGTGTTTTGACctgcataataataataattaagattCTGAGTCTTGGGGAGCACATGTTATGGTTCCTTTCTTAAAGTTTAAAGAGAATAATAATTACCCTGGTTCCTGAAAGAATATCAACACCATTCTTGGCATGATTCAGAGCTTGTAGCATTGTGATCAAAGCTGATCTCGCATCTCCTTCTTCATAAACACTTGTCAAATAATTGTGCATTTCTATGGCTGCCTGGAATTTACATTCAAACTTTAGTTagtttttctacaaaataatttctGTTAGAATAATTTGAAATTTACATCCAAATTTTAGTTagtttttctacaaaataatttctGTTAGAATATTTTGAAGAGAGTGTATGATACCTTGTGATCTAGCCGAGCAACTTCATTGAGGACACCCTTAAACCAATCAAATGAACCTTGCTCCCTTGTGACCCAATAGAAATGAGCAGACGTGGGACCTCGAGCCTTCTTTCTTTTAGAGCCACTCCACTCATTACATTGCTGTTCTGCAATCTTGGTATTATTTAAAATGTCCTTGAGAGCACTAATGAAAGGAGTAGCCCCGATTCCAAGGCCAATCAGGAGGACGACGTCATATTTCTTATAATTTTGGGCTGGAGCTCCGTAAGGTCCATCGATCCTAAGCTTTGGAAACCTGCGATTTTTGCCCATCGTgctattaattttttatttctttcagaTTTAGATTCTGTTTTATCATCAATAAATGTACGCGGGGCTTATTTTAAAACTTCTCATAACTTGGACTTTTGGTGTGGATATAGTTGTATACGTGGGGAACATGGGCCTAACTCTGGGTAATAATTAAAAAAGAGACGACCCAGAAAACTAGTACGTGATGTTGCAAGATACCCTAAATTAGGCTATTTCTAAGGGAGCACATTTTTCAAACGCAAAGTTGTCATTGTATAAGTCAAATTTAATAAAAAGGTAGCACATTCGGAACTCAAAAAACTATATCCAGATACAATGTAGGAGCTAGGTAAAGTTTTTATACAAGCGCATATTTACAGTAATAATGATTTAAATGTTCGGGAaatattcaaaatcttttctcaaaaaatCTCTGTCGTGAAGGATCTGTGTAAGTatatcatttttaattaataaGATGTTTGGCTAATGTAAACACATTTCtatttatatattaaatgattTAGTAGTCaaaagagaaaattaaaaaatagattagAAAAACGAGTTGAAAAAAGAAATTATATTTCATTATTATAAATGGAAAAGTCAAAAAAAACGTAACAATCAATTCTCTGTATATTATGTTATTTGGTCATCGAAAAggagcccatttaaaaaaaatgatttttcttgTTTACCGTAATGTTGCGTCATTTGGTGAGATGCGCTCTGCTCTGAGAAGGCCACTTTTTCCAGCAAGAGGTGGTTTCATTATCTATCATAATTTAAACATTTTGTAATTAGAGCTTAATATTAATGGAATGGAAAATAGCGTGAGGTGGACGGTAGCTAAAACAATTACCTCTGAAAATACTCTCCTCATTTCGAGGGTCCAATCTCCAACTGTTCTGATGTGCACGCTTATGTATTCATCGTCAGGAGCAGAGGTGATTGAAAATGGATGCCTATAAATGAAGAAACTAATTTAGAAAAATTGAGAAAGTAATTTTTATGTGCAATTGATCATATTGTAAACAAGGTTGTGCTAGCAAGAGGGATGCCTATGAATGGAAAAACTATTTTAGAAAAATTGAGAAAGTAATCTTTTATGTGGAATTGATCATATTGTAAACAAGGTTCTGTATTTAAGAGACTACCATTCAAATGGGGAAATTCTGGGGCACTGAAGAAATAAATACATTCCACTCTTGTACTTGAAGCCTTCAGGTTTAGACATGTGCAAAGCTAGAACATTTCCGGGATAAATTGCAGCCTGCAAAGCCCCCAAAACAAAAATTACATTAATTATTACTTGTAATTGCTGCTAAAAGCTCTGATAAAACAGTAAAAAAATGGCAGAACATACAACCTTTACAATATTGACGGTATATTTGCCTGCTCTAAACGTTCTTAGCGTGCGCTCCCCACAGTATAAAAGCAGAGGAATGGCAATATACATCCAAGTCTGCGCATATAAACTAATAATTATGCTCAGATCCTTGGATTTCATTCATTTTTAAGCATTTAACACGCGAAACgtatttttcttcatatttatCAAAGGATTTAACGTAAAACGAAACGTTCTTACCGTTTTACGCGTCCAACCTTTGGCCAAGAAAAGGAAAATGGAGTGAACAATAAGCAGGATGTAAACCAAGACAAAACAATGATGCGAGTACCAAAAGGCATTAAATCCAGTCAATCTATTAAGATGCCAGGGAAGCTTTACTAAATTTCTTCTGAACCAGGAGGTTGCGAGTACGAACGCGATCGCCATCAGAACAACCATAGCAATGCCTGTTATTCCTGCTACACTTTTTAAAAAATACTTATAATCAGGCTTTTTATTGCCGAAGTATTGCTTCAGATAGAGATTATAGTTCTCCTCGTTGCTGCTAACAATCCTTGGAAAATCACAGGCTAAATGATTCCCGACGTGAAGGAGAACGCCTACAGCAATGGCTCCAGCGATCGTCTGCATGGATTTTTAATTTAAACAATAGATCAACATCATTTTTAGCTGTAATTTTTAGGCTGGTATGCTGTATTTAAGATTTATGAGAGAAAGTATACTTTGAATTATATTTGAAGATCAAAAACCTTGTGAAAATTGATATTGTCGTCGAAAGGAATAATGGATCCTAAGAACGTGGAGCGAAGCCATGTAGTGGTGTTCCTGCAAACGGGGAGCAAAATGAGCGCCATGTTGAATTTGAGCGTCTCTGCACTTGCTTTGGCTGTACACAAACAGTATCCCATTACTTTGAAAGCGGTTTTGTTTCTGTACTGTATGAATTTCCAAACGAAAAGCACAGTCATAACGGCGAACCAGAGAACCATCACCCACGCCCGCTGCCAATTCTCGTCCACTACATATTTGGCACTCTGCAGTAATCTTTGCATCGGATTCTTCTTTGGAACAGCCAATGCATCTGTCAAGTTCCGACTGATGTCAGTGTGACTTTCCTTACCGTAGGCTGAGCCTTGCAGCAACAATGTTTGCAGTTGCCATAGCTGAAAGAGTGTTTAAAACACAAAAATGTTAGGCATCCACAGTCGTAATAACTGAAAGAGGGGTTTCTGAAAAGACCGTACATGGAAAAAACGCTTCACAGTTCATAATATTCGGAAAAGAGATCTTTGGGATTTCTCCTCTCATGTTCATTGAGAAGACTCTTCATTAGAGCAACCAAAGCTCCAAAAAAAGATGTGTACATCCAACCTAATTTTTTGTTTAAACTGAATATTTAGCATTTAAATAACAGTTATTGAGGACATCAAAGCTCTAAATAACAATTAGCCACCTGTTCACTGTTTGGCCAGAATTTAGTTGTTATTTAAACATCTATACCTCCAATGAAAAACAATGTGCGGTTTATTTTCAGCCAAATTTTGGAAAAGCTTAGAAAATTAATATAAGCTACCTCAATGTAGCCCCTATTGTCTGGATCCAGCTCTTCCATTATCAAAGCAGCATACTCTTCTGCTCGTTCCTTAATTCTTGAAAGCTGGTTCGCCGATGCACTCAACATGATAATCTTTGATTAAAAACAGGTAATTTAATTATCAATTTGGCCAATTTCCAGCGTTcatatgaaatttttttaaatagCGGGATTTTTTACCTCTTTAACTTCGTCTTCTGATATTTGTCCGTCGGCATTTTTATCACACCTGTACACATTTCGATCTTACTGACCGTTCGTATTTTTCTAAAAGAAAATTATAATATGCACCAGTATTTTCAAGTATGTTGAGAGAAGCTGAAGCATAAAGCCTCCATATCCATCCTAACGAAAATCCACAGGAAAAGAACCTAAACTTGGAGACTTTAGTTCCTGGAATCTAGAGCAAATCTTTACTGTAATATGTAATTTGCTGGAATTCTTAATGCACAAATAGTAGTGTATTTTGCATTTAAAATTTTCACTTTATTTTCTTACATATCAAAGAAAATTTGCAGTCGAGAATCGAAGCTTTGATCAGAAATTTCCAAACAGAAATTATGAAGCTCCTCCTTACTAATCGACTGCGCATGTAAACCACGCCTTCGCGTCAAGGTGTCAAAAAGCTCCAATGCAAACTCCTTCGAGTCTTTCATGCCTGTTTTAAAAcgagaaatcaatcacataaataAAGGGACCAAAATTCGATGTCTGAATCGCATTGAATTCATGAAATCCCCAAACCCCACACTCATACACACACAATAAACCCCAAAGCCACACAATATTCATTACCAATGCAAGCCCCGAAATCAGCTCTGGAAAGCAATTCATCTGACAAAGCAAGCTTCTGAAACCGCGCTTCAACAACTTTCCAAAACACactaaaatctgcatttgcatttGCAAACATTTTCTCACTCGTTTCACTTATAAATCTTAATCCGTGCAAAGCATTTTCCGCTCCAGATTTCTGATGGCCGAGTAATTTCCCCCTAGGAGAAGCCCGGGGAGGCTTAGCAGTCCCATTCACAGGGCTTCCAACCGATAAAACTTTAGAGCCAACAGAAGTCGCAGTTTTACTCAACTTCTTCGCCTCCGTCTTGACAAATTCCTGAGAAAAGGTCTTCACCCTCCTAAGCTCATGCGAAAGATTCTTCACCGccttcaattcctccaaattttg from Cryptomeria japonica chromosome 3, Sugi_1.0, whole genome shotgun sequence harbors:
- the LOC131059719 gene encoding respiratory burst oxidase homolog protein F isoform X2; translated protein: MGRPSIESRHESSAPANMWNVSVINTMASVQADHEISKNRSFALDLGIEECDNNHYWPMKLDEIMAQAGQQADIVLDVDNDRNNLLNEQEWDGFGKKNIRNTGLFSPRLKQPLGELKAVMLDVDNDRSGLLNEQEWDGFGKRNSCNIGIFSPRLRQNLEELKAVKNLSHELRRVKTFSQEFVKTEAKKLSKTATSVGSKVLSVGSPVNGTAKPPRASPRGKLLGHQKSGAENALHGLRFISETSEKMFANANADFSVFWKVVEARFQKLALSDELLSRADFGACIGMKDSKEFALELFDTLTRRRGLHAQSISKEELHNFCLEISDQSFDSRLQIFFDMCDKNADGQISEDEVKELSRIKERAEEYAALIMEELDPDNRGYIELWQLQTLLLQGSAYGKESHTDISRNLTDALAVPKKNPMQRLLQSAKYVVDENWQRAWVMVLWFAVMTVLFVWKFIQYRNKTAFKVMGYCLCTAKASAETLKFNMALILLPVCRNTTTWLRSTFLGSIIPFDDNINFHKTIAGAIAVGVLLHVGNHLACDFPRIVSSNEENYNLYLKQYFGNKKPDYKYFLKSVAGITGIAMVVLMAIAFVLATSWFRRNLVKLPWHLNRLTGFNAFWYSHHCFVLVYILLIVHSIFLFLAKGWTRKTTWMYIAIPLLLYCGERTLRTFRAGKYTVNIVKAAIYPGNVLALHMSKPEGFKYKSGMYLFLQCPRISPFEWHPFSITSAPDDEYISVHIRTVGDWTLEMRRVFSEIMKPPLAGKSGLLRAERISPNDATLRFPKLRIDGPYGAPAQNYKKYDVVLLIGLGIGATPFISALKDILNNTKIAEQQCNEWSGSKRKKARGPTSAHFYWVTREQGSFDWFKGVLNEVARLDHKAAIEMHNYLTSVYEEGDARSALITMLQALNHAKNGVDILSGTRVKTHFARPNWRKVFSNVAASHNGARIGVFYCGPLILAKELKALAKDFNYKSNTTKFEFHKENF
- the LOC131059719 gene encoding respiratory burst oxidase homolog protein F isoform X1; this translates as MGRPSIESRHESSAPANMWNVSVINTMASVQADHEISKNRSFALDLGIEECDNNHYWPMKLDEIMAQAGQQADIVLDVDNDRNNLLNEQEWDGFGKKNIRNTGLFSPRLKQPLGELKAVMLDVDNDRSGLLNEQEWDGFGKRNSCNIGIFSPRLRQNLEELKAVKNLSHELRRVKTFSQEFVKTEAKKLSKTATSVGSKVLSVGSPVNGTAKPPRASPRGKLLGHQKSGAENALHGLRFISETSEKMFANANADFSVFWKVVEARFQKLALSDELLSRADFGACIGMKDSKEFALELFDTLTRRRGLHAQSISKEELHNFCLEISDQSFDSRLQIFFDMCDKNADGQISEDEVKEIIMLSASANQLSRIKERAEEYAALIMEELDPDNRGYIELWQLQTLLLQGSAYGKESHTDISRNLTDALAVPKKNPMQRLLQSAKYVVDENWQRAWVMVLWFAVMTVLFVWKFIQYRNKTAFKVMGYCLCTAKASAETLKFNMALILLPVCRNTTTWLRSTFLGSIIPFDDNINFHKTIAGAIAVGVLLHVGNHLACDFPRIVSSNEENYNLYLKQYFGNKKPDYKYFLKSVAGITGIAMVVLMAIAFVLATSWFRRNLVKLPWHLNRLTGFNAFWYSHHCFVLVYILLIVHSIFLFLAKGWTRKTTWMYIAIPLLLYCGERTLRTFRAGKYTVNIVKAAIYPGNVLALHMSKPEGFKYKSGMYLFLQCPRISPFEWHPFSITSAPDDEYISVHIRTVGDWTLEMRRVFSEIMKPPLAGKSGLLRAERISPNDATLRFPKLRIDGPYGAPAQNYKKYDVVLLIGLGIGATPFISALKDILNNTKIAEQQCNEWSGSKRKKARGPTSAHFYWVTREQGSFDWFKGVLNEVARLDHKAAIEMHNYLTSVYEEGDARSALITMLQALNHAKNGVDILSGTRVKTHFARPNWRKVFSNVAASHNGARIGVFYCGPLILAKELKALAKDFNYKSNTTKFEFHKENF